In the genome of bacterium SCSIO 12827, the window GAGATCGGGTTCGAAACGGACCTCATGCAGGGCCTGATCGAAGGCCGCCTCGACATCGGCGTCATGTACACGCCGCAAAGCCGCCCGGGCCTGACCGTCGAGGCCCTGATGGAGGAAAGCCTGGTCATGGTTTCGAGCCGGCCGACGGCGCGGGCGGAACCGGATGCCGATTATGTCTATGTCGACTGGGGGCCCGAATTTTACGCCAAGCACAATGCGCGGTTCCCCGAATTCGTGGGTGCCGGGATCACCGCCAACATCGGCTGGCTCGGCCTGCAGCACGTATTGCAGTTCGGCGGGTCCGGATACTTTCCGATCCGTCTGGTGCAGCCCTACCTGCAGGATGGGCAACTGCACCGGCTGCCCGATGCGCCGACCTTCCCGTTGCCCGCCTACCTGGTCTATTCCAGCGACGCGGACCGGCGCCTGCTGGAACCGGCGCTTGAAGGCATTCGCCGGGTCGCGGCGGAAACAGCCTGATGCCCCAGCGCCGTGTCGTCACTCCACCGCAATCAGCTTTCGGATCATGTCCTTGCTGGAGATGAGGTCCGCCAGCGTGTACCGCCCGAGGCTTTGGAAGAATGCCTTCTGTGCCTCGGCAAGGGCATTGCTGAGAGAGCAGAACGGTGACAGCCTGCATTCGATGGCCGCGCAGTCGATCAAGGGGGTTGTCCCCTCAAGCCGCGCCATGACGTCGCCGACATTGATCTGATCCGGCGGGCGGGCAAGCTCCATGCCGCCACCCTTGCCTTGAAAGGTATTGATGAAGCCAGCCTTGCCCAGTTCGTGAACGACCTTGCGCAGATGTTCGTGCGAAATGTTGAAGTAGGCGGCGATCTTGGACAGCGTGCCCCGTTCATCGGGACGCGCTGCCAGATACAGAAGAACGCGCAGGGAATAATCTGAATGACGGCTTAAATGCATACGCCGGATTATAGATCACACAAAAGGATGCCGCCACTCGCAACACCCGCCCTCCGCCGGAGCGGGAGCGCCTAGGGCGACACCGGGCGCTCTCGCACCCGGTGCCGCCGTTCGGCCGATGGGACGCCCCGGATCAAACGCGGTCAGCGGCGAAGCTCCGGGAACGTGCCCTCGTGTTCGGGAACGTCATGGATCCCCGGCCCCTTGGTCATGCTTTCCGAATAATAGAAATCAGCGTCGTAGGCCTTGTCCTTCCAGACGTACCAGTCGTCGGTTTTGATGCCTTCGTATTCGATGACCAGGACAGACCCGCCCGGCGCCTTGCCGTTGTTGGAGGTATGATGCTCGATATGGTCATGGGCGATCCAACGCCCGGGGTTATTCATACGCATGATGACGTCGTAACGCTCCCCGGGGCTCAGGTGAATGACGTCTGCCTCATAGGGTGAAGCCAACGGCAGGCCGTCCTTATGGGTGACCAGCATGTCATGGCCATGCGGGTGGAAGGCCACATCAAGCGTGGCGGCGATCAGGCGCAGACGCAGGACGTCCCCCTTCTTGACCCTGAGCGGCTGCGTCGTCGGGAAGGATTTTCCGTTGATTGAGAAATACGTGATCGGCTCTCCCGGATGGCCACCCTTGCCATATTCCTGCGCGACCTCAGGGTTCCAGCCGGAGAACATCAGGATGGCCTCCTTGGTGACTTCCTTCTCGATGGGGATCGGCTCCTTCGGATCGATGATGAAGGGGCCCCACATGGCCCGCAGGCCCACGTGTTCGGGAACGTTGACGTGGCAGTGGTACCAAAGGGTGCCCACCTTGTCGGCGATGAAGCGATAGGTGAAGTTTTCGCCCGGCTCGATCGCCTTCTGCGTCACATTGGGCACACCATCGCTGCGCCAACTGTTGGTCTGGTACATGCCGTGCCAGTGAATCGTATGGCTGAGCGTTGTGTTGTTGGTCACCGTGACCTCGACGTCGTCTCCTTCCTTCACCCGCAGCAGCGGGCCCGGGACTTGCCCGTTATATGCCCAGACCTTGTATTTCAGGCCCGGTGCGACATCGATGGTTACTTCCTCGATCGTCATGTCGAAATGGCGGGCCTTGGCCCAGGCACCGGCGGGCAACAGCCCGCCCAGCGCCAAGGCAAGAATGAGCACTCCTAATCTTTGCATGTCATGTACTCCTATTTGGCGCCGGCACAGCAGAGTTCGCGCAGGTAGGCGACCACGTCGTGGATTTCGGCATCTGTCATGTTGCCGTCCCAGTTGGGCATCAGGATTGACTTGTTGACCGCCTGACCGCCTTCCTTGATCGCCTTGAACAAGTCGTCGTCGGTACGGGCCGACATTTCCGCCCGGTCCCGGTGATTGCGCGGCTGGACGGAAAGCTGGGGTGCGTTGATGCCCTTTCCGTCGCCGGACAGGCCGTGGCACTGGGTACAGTAAACCCGGTAAAGAGCCTTGCCGTGCGCCGCATCAGCAGCCGGTGCCGGCCGCGGATAAAGGATCGATCCGCACAGAAATACAGCCAGTATGAAAAGCTTGTTCATTTCGCCTTCTCCGGTTTTTCGCCGATGGTCCGCAGGTAATTGGCCAGCTTGTGAATCCCGGCCGTATTCAGATGCTTGTTCGGCATCAGAGTCCGAGGCTCCCAAGCTGCCGGGTCGCGGATGTAGGACACGATGAACGGCGGCTGGAGGCGCTGCCACGCGGTGTAGAGCTCGGGGCCGGAAAAGCCCCCGTACTTGGGCGTGTCCTTGTGGCAGCCGCTGCAACCCTTGAACTTGACGAAGTCCATGGCCCCGATCCGGGCCGACACGCGGCCGGGGGTGTAGTCTTCTTTCGCCAAGAGGGCCGCATTCGGTGTCAGGGTCATCAGGTAGTCCGCGATCTGTTTCGCCGCCGGCGCATCGACCACTGGGTGGTCGGACAGGGACGCCGCATCAACGGCATCCCCCTCCGGCCCCTTGGCGGCATGGTCAGGGGCGAAGTCTCCGGCCGGCCGGATGCGGGTCGGTTTCTGCAGCCAGGCCTC includes:
- a CDS encoding LysR family transcriptional regulator yields the protein MDTELARTFLTVIDAGNFIGAADRLHVTQSTVSARIHSLEEQLGCKLFVRNKAGTALTPAGHQFQKHAAVLVRTVEHARQDVGISRGYRASLTVGGRFGLWERLLLRWLPLMRQTAPDVSVRAEIGFETDLMQGLIEGRLDIGVMYTPQSRPGLTVEALMEESLVMVSSRPTARAEPDADYVYVDWGPEFYAKHNARFPEFVGAGITANIGWLGLQHVLQFGGSGYFPIRLVQPYLQDGQLHRLPDAPTFPLPAYLVYSSDADRRLLEPALEGIRRVAAETA
- a CDS encoding Rrf2 family transcriptional regulator, with the protein product MHLSRHSDYSLRVLLYLAARPDERGTLSKIAAYFNISHEHLRKVVHELGKAGFINTFQGKGGGMELARPPDQINVGDVMARLEGTTPLIDCAAIECRLSPFCSLSNALAEAQKAFFQSLGRYTLADLISSKDMIRKLIAVE
- a CDS encoding multicopper oxidase domain-containing protein — its product is MQRLGVLILALALGGLLPAGAWAKARHFDMTIEEVTIDVAPGLKYKVWAYNGQVPGPLLRVKEGDDVEVTVTNNTTLSHTIHWHGMYQTNSWRSDGVPNVTQKAIEPGENFTYRFIADKVGTLWYHCHVNVPEHVGLRAMWGPFIIDPKEPIPIEKEVTKEAILMFSGWNPEVAQEYGKGGHPGEPITYFSINGKSFPTTQPLRVKKGDVLRLRLIAATLDVAFHPHGHDMLVTHKDGLPLASPYEADVIHLSPGERYDVIMRMNNPGRWIAHDHIEHHTSNNGKAPGGSVLVIEYEGIKTDDWYVWKDKAYDADFYYSESMTKGPGIHDVPEHEGTFPELRR
- a CDS encoding cytochrome c translates to MNKLFILAVFLCGSILYPRPAPAADAAHGKALYRVYCTQCHGLSGDGKGINAPQLSVQPRNHRDRAEMSARTDDDLFKAIKEGGQAVNKSILMPNWDGNMTDAEIHDVVAYLRELCCAGAK
- a CDS encoding c-type cytochrome, which encodes MRKVIALGGAALMTALSVTSALAAEAPASIQKDCAVCHQMSGPVSPDLAARQTRKGPPLFFAGNKFRRDWLEAWLQKPTRIRPAGDFAPDHAAKGPEGDAVDAASLSDHPVVDAPAAKQIADYLMTLTPNAALLAKEDYTPGRVSARIGAMDFVKFKGCSGCHKDTPKYGGFSGPELYTAWQRLQPPFIVSYIRDPAAWEPRTLMPNKHLNTAGIHKLANYLRTIGEKPEKAK